From one Silurus meridionalis isolate SWU-2019-XX chromosome 23, ASM1480568v1, whole genome shotgun sequence genomic stretch:
- the LOC124376819 gene encoding uncharacterized protein LOC124376819, protein MDITDQGTDHVTSPSKDCKEKSSRSHSPEHSCVSMKSDGSMNRPLNFRNENPSPLHRHDPESTAADEFQKKFKNNLMKKFQCLKGLMLKQENRTLLNEIYTELYITEGDSGDINKEHEVKQIEAASRRNPSEDTPIKCSDIFKPLPEQDELIRSNLSKPLSEQDEEPIRNVLKTLLSEQDEEPIRRVLTKGVAEIEKTVSVQKFVLDWAEGKTNQDIHLIFPLPFRELKLMKDQKLSLEELLHVFF, encoded by the exons taaagaaaagagcagcAGGTCACACTCCCCAGAACacagctgtgtctccatgaagagtgatggGTCTATGAATCGTCCTCTCAACTTCAGAAATGAAAACCCCTCACCTCTACACAG ACACGACCCAGAATccactgctgcagatgaattcCAGAAGAAGTTCAAGAACAACCTGATGaagaagtttcagtgtttgaaaggattgatgctaaagcaggaaaaccgaacactcctgaatgaaatctacacagagctctacatcacagagggagacagtggagacatcaataaagaacatgaggtgaaaCAGATCGAGGCAGCATCCAGGAGGAACCCAAGTGAGGACACaccaattaaatgcagtgacaTCTTTAAACCCCTACCTGAACAAGACGAACTCATCAGGAGCAATCTGTCAAaacccttatctgaacaagatgaagaacccatcaggaacgtTCTAAAAACGCTCTTATCTGAGCAAGAcgaagaacccatcaggagaGTTCTGACAAAGGGAGTAGCTGAAATTgaaaaaacagtctctgtgcagaagtttgttctggactgggctgaagggaaaacaaatcaggacatccacctcatattcccacttcctttcagagagctgaaATTGATGAAGGACCAGAAACTTAGTCTGGAGGAGctccttcatgtttttttttaa